A single region of the Vicia villosa cultivar HV-30 ecotype Madison, WI linkage group LG4, Vvil1.0, whole genome shotgun sequence genome encodes:
- the LOC131595165 gene encoding galactan beta-1,4-galactosyltransferase GALS3-like — protein sequence MAKEREKKLFLSLFGNYAAELKLLITTLFLLCTVATFLQFIPSRFTISASDIRFCISRVTQTLPNTTTTTNTNNITVTEKFVTVTESLASVPNPPPPPPPLAPTVNNERVLENGIIKRAFNPYGSVAYNFVTMGAYRGGVNTFAIIGIASKPLHLYSKPTYECEWISAAGDGDSRKITTVGYKMLPDWGYGRVYTVVIVNCTFSEPVNTDNTGGKLILYASTSGGGDTSLNTTDRIEVLNEANGTLDLSIYTSKPKYDYFYCGSSLYGNLNPQRVREWIAYHVKFFGPSSHFVIHDAGGVHAEVYEVLKPWIELGYVTLQDIRDQERFDGYYHNQFMVVNDCLHRYKFMGKWMFFFDVDEYIYVPPKSTIKTVLDSLSEYSQFTIEQMPMNNKLCHASDYGKTYRKWGIEKLVYKDVKKGIRRDRKYAVQPRRLFATGVHMSQNLDGKTTHNTEGRIKYFHYHGTIAQRRESCKVFLNSTETTYDKTPYGLDTTLRDIAGVIKKFELKMIGNRVQKTKL from the exons atggccaaagaaagagaaaaaaaactctTCCTATCACTTTTCGGCAACTACGCCGCTGAACTTAAGCTCTTAATAACAACGCTTTTCCTTCTCTGCACCGTCGCCACTTTCCTCCAATTCATTCCTTCACGTTTCACTATCTCAGCTTCCGATATTCGCTTTTGCATCTCTAGAGTCACCCAAACACTCCCTaacaccacaacaacaaccaacACAAACAACATAACCGTAACGGAAAAGTTTGTTACCGTTACTGAATCGTTAGCTTCAGTTCCAAATCCACCTCCACCACCTCCACCGTTAGCTCCAACGGTTAACAACGAACGTGTTCTTGAAAACGGAATTATCAAACGCGCTTTTAACCCGTACGGTTCCGTTGCTTATAACTTCGTCACCATGGGAGCTTATCGCGGTGGCGTCAACACTTTCGCCATTATCGGTATAGCTTCAAAGCCACTTCATCTTTATAGTAAACCGACTTACGAATGTGAATGGATCTCCGCCGCCGGTGACGGAGATTCGAGAAAAATCACCACCGTCGGTTACAAGATGCTCCCTGACTGGGGCTACGGTCGTGTTTACACGGTTGTGATAGTAAACTGTACCTTCTCGGAGCCGGTAAACACCGACAACACCGGCGGGAAGTTGATTCTCTACGCTTCAACTTCCGGCGGTGGTGACACAAGCTTAAACACCACCGACAGAATCGAAGTTCTTAACGAAGCTAACGGAACGTTAGATTTATCGATTTACACTTCCAAGCCGAAGTACGATTATTTCTACTGCGGTTCGTCGCTTTACGGGAACTTGAATCCGCAAAGAGTTCGTGAATGGATTGCTTACCATGTGAAATTCTTTGGACCTAGTTCACATTTTGTGATTCATGATGCTGGTGGTGTTCATGCAGAGGTTTATGAGGTTTTGAAACCGTGGATTGAGCTTGGTTATGTGACTCTGCAAGATATTAGGGATCAAGAGAGGTTTGACGGGTATTATCATAATCAGTTTATGGTTGTGAATGATTGTTTACATAGGTATAAGTTTATGGGGAAATGGATGTTCTTCTTTGATGTTGATGAGTATATCTATGTTCCTCCGAAAAGTACGATTAAAACGGTGCTTGATTCGCTATCGGAATACTCTCAGTTTACAATTGAACAGATGCCAATGAATAACAAGCTTTGCCATGCTTCTGATTATGGAAAAACTTATAG GAAATGGGGAATTGAGAAGCTAGTGTACAAAGATGTAAAGAAAGGGATTAGGAGGGACAGAAAATATGCAGTGCAACCACGTAGGCTATTTGCAACTGGTGTGCACATGTCACAGAATTTAGATGGAAAAACAACTCACAACACAGAAGgaagaataaaatattttcattaccATGGAACCATAGCTCAAAGAAGAGAATCATGTAAAGTGTTTCTAAATTCAACAGAAACCACATATGACAAAACACCTTATGGGTTGGATACAACTCTGAGAGACATTGCTGGTGTGATCAAGAAATTTGAGCTCAAGATGATTGGAAACAGAGTACAGAAGACAAAGCTATGA